A window of the Arachis duranensis cultivar V14167 chromosome 5, aradu.V14167.gnm2.J7QH, whole genome shotgun sequence genome harbors these coding sequences:
- the LOC127747703 gene encoding 1-aminocyclopropane-1-carboxylate oxidase homolog 12-like, whose translation MMEADHEDGGVKGLVDAGLTKLPKIFVHESHKVNISFSSSSSSATNVSIPVIDLGSLHEEGNSRHEIIQKVKDAGEKWGFFQVVNHDIPPCVLDEMLDWVCRFHEQDAEVKR comes from the exons ATGATGGAAGCAGATCATGAAGATGGAG GTGTGAAGGGTCTTGTTGATGCTGGTTTGACCAAGTTACCAAAGATATTCGTTCATGAAAGCCATAAAGTCaacatatctttttcttcctcttcctcctctgctACCAATGTTAGTATTCCAGTTATTGATTTGGGATCACTACACGAAGAAGGTAATTCACGCCATGAGATCATTCAAAAAGTCAAAGATGCGGGTGAAAAATGGGGTTTCTTTCAAGTGGTCAACCATGACATTCCACCGTGTGTTTTGGACGAAATGCTTGATTGGGTGTGTAGATTTCATGAGCAAGATGCTGAGGTGAAGAGATAA